A single region of the Ictalurus punctatus breed USDA103 chromosome 26, Coco_2.0, whole genome shotgun sequence genome encodes:
- the tpt1 gene encoding translationally-controlled tumor protein homolog has product MIIYKDIITGDEMFSDIYKIKDNGMMLEVEGKMISRAEGEIDDALIGGNASADVQDEGCDTTMVSGVDIVLNHKLQETSYDKKSYTAYIKDYMKAVKAKLQETSPERVEPFMANAPAEVKKILGNIKNFQFFTGESMNPDGSIGLLDFREDGVTPYMLFFKDGLEIEKC; this is encoded by the exons GAGACGAGATGTTCTCAGACATCTACAAGATCAAGGACAACGGCATGATGCTCGAAGTCGAGGGAAAG ATGATCAGCAGAGCAGAGGGTGAGATAGACGACGCGCTGATCGGTGGCAATGCGTCCGCAGATGTCCAGGATGAAGGCTGCGACACGACCATGGTCTCCGGGGTCGACATCGTCCTCAACCACAAGCTCCAGGAAACCAGCTACGACAAGAAGTCCTACACAGCCTACATCAAGGACTACATGAAGGC GGTGAAGGCTAAGCTGCAGGAAACGAGTCCTGAACGGGTAGAGCCTTTCATGGCTAACGCTCCAGCTGAGGTCAAGAAAATCCTAGGCAACATCAAGAACTTCCAG TTTTTCACAGGTGAATCCATGAACCCGGACGGCTCGATCGGCCTGCTCGACTTCCGCGAGGACGGAGTGACGCCGTATATGCTCTTCTTCAAAGACGGTCTTGAGATCGAGAAATGC taa